The Muntiacus reevesi chromosome 7, mMunRee1.1, whole genome shotgun sequence genome includes a region encoding these proteins:
- the ERH gene encoding enhancer of rudimentary homolog produces the protein MSHTILLVQPTKRPEGRTYADYESVNECMEGVCKMYEEHLKRMNPNSPSITYDISQLFDFIDDLADLSCLVYRADTQTYQPYNKDWIKEKIYVLLRRQAQQAGK, from the exons ATG TCTCACACCATCTTGCTGGTACAGCCTACCAAGAGGCCAGAAGGCAGAACTTACGCTGACTATGAATCTGTGAATGAGTGCATGGAAG GTGTTTGTAAAATGTATGAAGAACATCTGAAGAGAATGAATCCCAACAGCCCCTCTATCACATATGATATCAGTCAGTTGTTTGATTTTATTGATGACCTGGCAGACCTCAGCTGCCTTGT TTACCGAGCTGATACCCAGACATACCAGCCTTATAACAAAGACTGGATTAAAGAGAAGATCTACGTGCTCCTTCGTCGACAGGCCCAACAGGCTGGGAAATAG